In Helianthus annuus cultivar XRQ/B chromosome 9, HanXRQr2.0-SUNRISE, whole genome shotgun sequence, the following are encoded in one genomic region:
- the LOC118481741 gene encoding glucosidase 2 subunit beta-like, with the protein MEQNQKLLRKVDTQGGRLEAQEKQIQEFIRRTNDLKAEALKGREVQGLILRDARLDHEMLNSQAQKIGMIDWRVHHLEEARFAPEPEPAPVPAPPEPEAEGSDEEPEEEEEDPEEEEEEPEEDSDNDGDDDDGLVVVVNNLIL; encoded by the exons atggagcaGAATCAGAAGTTACTAAGAAAGGTTGATACCCAAGGAGGGcgattggaagctcaagagaagcaGATACAGGAATTTATTAGGAGGACTAATGActtgaaggcagaagccctaaaagggcgTGAGGTACAGGGTCTGATACTGAGAGACGCTCGATTGGATCATGAAATGCTTAACTCGCAGGCCCAAAAGATAGGTATGATAGATTGGAGGGTCCATCACTTGGAGGAAGCCCGCTTCGCACCTGAACCCGAGCCAGCCCCAGTCCCGGCACCTCCCGAACCAGAGGCGGAAGGGTCTGATGAAGAACccgaagaggaggaagaagatccggaagaggaggaagaagagccagagGAGGATTCGGATAATGACGGGgacgatgatgatg GGTTGGTTGTTGTGGTTAATAATCTGATTCTTTGA